From a single Apium graveolens cultivar Ventura chromosome 2, ASM990537v1, whole genome shotgun sequence genomic region:
- the LOC141707656 gene encoding 11S globulin seed storage protein Ana o 2.0101-like: MAFKLSLIFFTSFLLLHSCIAWRNDLQEQQECNFDRLSALQPTSSVEAEGGRTEFWNPDTKEFRCAGVAFLKHTIRPKGLFVPSYTNSVLMVFVEEGRGFYGAVVPGCPETFQSPQEQSGERPRDRHQRVHNFRKGDLLVIPAGVAHWLYNNGDQDIKAVVMFDTTNRANQLDSIPQRFFILGNPQGKQQGQQEQQLIQQFQGDSILKPFDAEILAQAFKMNREMGSKLKGENVKEGHIITVEKELQVERPERPQQEEHGQQGQGKEHGNGLEETSCSVRIRVNLDNLDRADIFNPQAGYLTSLNSHHLPILRDVRLSAERGHLRKNAIMGPFWVLNAHSVVYPTDGQARIQIVNNQGKLVFDGRVEKGQLILVPQNFAVLIQAGNQGFRWVAFKTNDNAMITPIAGRASVFRGLPASILANILQISEEEASNLKYSNSETIMFAPQQRSQADKFVRMLI, from the exons ATGGCTTTCAAGTTGTCTTTGATATTCTTTACTTCTTTTCTGCTACTCCACAGCTGCATTGCTTGGAGAAATGACTTGCAGGAGCAACAAGAGTGCAACTTCGACCGCCTCAGTGCCCTACAACCTACCTCTAGTGTCGAGGCAGAAGGAGGTAGAACCGAATTCTGGAACCCCGATACTAAGGAGTTTAGGTGTGCTGGTGTGGCTTTCCTCAAACACACTATCCGTCCTAAAGGCCTCTTTGTTCCCTCTTACACAAATTCTGTATTGATGGTCTTTGTTGAAGAAG GCAGGGGATTTTATGGAGCTGTGGTGCCCGGTTGTCCTGAGACTTTCCAATCACCTCAGGAACAAAGTGGCGAAAGACCAAGAGATAGGCATCAGAGAGTCCACAACTTCAGAAAGGGTGATTTGCTTGTTATACCAGCTGGAGTTGCACACTGGCTGTACAACAATGGTGATCAGGACATCAAAGCTGTTGTGATGTTTGACACCACCAACAGGGCAAATCAGCTTGACAGCATTCCCCAG AGATTTTTTATTTTAGGAAATCCACAAGGAAAACAACAGGGACAGCAAGAACAACAATTAATCCAACAATTCCAAGGGGACAGTATTCTCAAACCCTTTGATGCGGAGATTTTAGCACAAGCATTCAAGATGAACCGAGAAATGGGAAGTAAGCTTAAGGGCGAGAATGTCAAAGAAGGTCACATAATCACAGTCGAAAAGGAGCTTCAAGTAGAAAGGCCAGAAAGACCACAGCAAGAAGAGCACGGCCAACAAGGACAAGGAAAAGAGCATGGCAATGGCTTGGAAGAAACCAGCTGCTCCGTGAGAATCAGGGTGAACCTTGACAACTTAGATCGAGCTGATATCTTCAATCCACAAGCCGGATATCTAACCTCCCTCAACAGCCACCATCTACCCATCTTAAGAGATGTCAGACTTAGCGCTGAAAGAGGTCATCTCCGCAAG AACGCAATTATGGGACCATTCTGGGTGTTGAACGCACACAGCGTCGTGTACCCGACAGATGGACAAGCAAGAATCCAGATCGTAAACAACCAAGGGAAACTGGTGTTTGACGGGCGTGTAGAAAAAGGACAGTTGATCCTGGTGCCACAGAATTTCGCGGTGCTGATCCAAGCAGGAAACCAGGGATTCCGATGGGTGGCGTTTAAGACCAATGACAATGCAATGATAACTCCTATTGCAGGCAGGGCCTCAGTGTTCAGGGGATTACCAGCAAGTATTCTGGCCAATATTCTCCAAATTTCAGAGGAGGAAGCATCTAACCTCAAATATAGCAACTCCGAGACTATTATGTTCGCCCCGCAACAGCGTTCTCAAGCTGATAAATTCGTTAGAATGCTCATATAA